The nucleotide sequence CTTCGATGACCGAGAACTTATTAACCGCACGTCTTCCTCTCGTGGCCGCGTGAAAATAATTTGTATTCCGGTCCCCACATTGCAACCATAGGATGCGACTCCTTTGCCTCCAGTAAAGCTCTTCTTCTTTGTAAGCTGCCTCAAGTGTCGCTTTCAGTGACTCGATTTGAACGGTATCCGGCACTGAGCTAGACAGAGCCTCCTCTAGCCGCTGTTGAGCCGCTTGAATAGCCAAGTTGCTGTTGAGATTCTGTTCTTTCGTCCATTTAATTATGCTGTGCCTGATGTTCCCAATCCTAGTTAGTACAGACTCAAGGGGATATTGATGCCATTGTACCTCCACCAGCTTCCTAATCTCCGGCTTATTCTTCAGTCTTCTGTCAAACCGGAATAAGCCCTTCTTTTTGCGCAGCGAAACGTCAAAGTGAACTACTATTGGCCGATGGTCGGAGCCCTCAAATCTCAAGTATTCACTGCGTCCCGCCGGGAACCGTTCAAACCACGAGCAATTTGCCATTGCTCGATCCAGTCGTGACTGGATAAAGTGGTTATATCTTGTACCTCGCCATGATAAATGATTCCCGGAATATTGGAGATCCCATAAGCCCATCTGCGATACGAAACTCCTAAAAGATaggaaggatccttcccacCGGGCAGGACCaccaattttctcggaattatCTAGGAGATCATTGAAATCTCCCGTAAGTAACCACGCGTCATCTCTATCCGATCCTAGTTCCGTCAGTTTGCTCCAAAAAGCAGGACGGTCTGATGGGTTAGGGGCTCCATAGATAAAGGACACAAAGCTAAATGTTCCATACGCTTCAATCCGGGTGTCAATGATATTAGGAGAAGAGTAGAGTATCTCAACCTGAATTTCGTCTTTCCAAGATAGGGAGAGGCCGCCCGCAAGACCCACTGGGGGAACAGTGAAGTGGTTCTTTAGCTCCGAGTTCTTAAAGTGCTTGAAAATCGCCTCATCTTGATTCTTGGTTTCCATCAGAAATAACACTGCCGGGGAAATCCTCTTTCGGAATTCCCTAATACGCTGGCCCGTCAAGGGGTTCCCGATGCCTTGACAGTTCCAGCTCACACATGCTAAGGAAGAGAGCCTTGGAGAGGATGAAAATCCTTCTCCTTACGCACGATTGCGGGTATCAGCTTTGTCGTCGGTCCATTCTTGAGTTTCTTCCTGGTTTGTGATCTGCCTCCCGCTGTAATTGCGTCCAACATCAGTTTTCTCCGAGGTGAGGAATGAACCTTTGTGACACGTCTTCTTTTAACTGTGATACCTTGGCCGGTATTCTTTGACATTCTCTTGCAATCTTGGGAGTTCTCAGCAATTCGTTTCCCGGCTGCCTTAGTTGACAGTGCTTGTTGTAGCTGTAAGTCAAAAACATTGTCTTGCTCTTCATCCTCATCTGCTCGTAGAGACCCAAGCCTTAGCGACACGTGAATTCTGTCTTCGCTTAAGGTCCTGATGGGAGATCTTTCGCAAAGTCCAATCCTCCCAGACTCAAAGATAGTAGAACTCGACGGGCGAGTAATGGATTTGTCATTCAAGAGAAGTGGCGCTCCCTTCGTTGGGATTTTTTCTCTGACCAGTGGCCCAAGGGCCTCAGAGTTTGCCAAATCTCTTTCAGCGGTCCTCATCGTGTTAACAGATAGTCTCTCCTTTGCCGGGATTCTATCCTCGCTTGATACATGTTCTGATCGCGGGTCTGATAGTCTGGACGCTAGACTAGCTCTCCTCTGATCTGCCGACGGGTTTGTCACCGGGGAGAGGTGTGATCGAGAGGTAACATCTCTAACTGGAGAGCCATGCTGTTCTTGAGGTAGAACCGAGCCAGTATGTTCCTTAACCCGATAAGAACCTTCCCTGCGCGAGTTTGAGGTATGTTCATGCGACGTATGATGAGTCCGAGAGCCTCGTGGAGTAGCGCTGCGGTGCGATAGGGATCGATCATCATAGCGTCTTTTATTCTCCTCAAATTCCGAGCTCCTTCCTGATTCATTTCGGGAGGAGTATACCCGAGCTACCACATCTGAATGAGGGTTTGCATTCCTTGTGTTCGTCCATCGGGTCACTCTATTGTTTGCGAGGTTCTGTTGACGAGAGAACCTCCGATCATCTTGACGTCTCCGACCTTCTTCAATTCTCTCTAAAGTGTTCTGTTGAGAGATACCCAAGTCTCTTCTTTCCCCGTGGTGTGAGCGAGACAGAGGGCATCTGCGCTTTTCACTATCCTCATGATCGAGAGACTTACAGAAGAAACAGTGTTTCACAATTTTTTCATACTCCAACTCGACTTCCACTATTTCTCGAGATGGCAATTGCAGGTCCATCTTCATAATGAGAGGCTTTAAACCATTTACCTGGACCCTGAGGCGAGCTTTATCAACTTCACGATCATCAATGGGGCCTAGGGCAGCACCAATAGCTTCAATGGTTTCATCTATCCAGTAGTGGAGAGGAATGCCATGGACTCTAATCCAAAAAGGGATTCGGCCTGGGAAGGAATCAGACACGACTGGCTCCCACCTTTGTAGAATGAACATCCAGTTCTTAAAGTGAAAGGGGGCTTTTGCAAGAATAGTCTGGAGATCCCTCTCTGACTCAAAGCCGAACTGAAACAGAGTAGGGCCAAGATCCCGTCCTGTTATTCTACCCACAACATTCCATTGTTGTAGAAAGAAATCCACTAGCGCCCTTGTTTTCTGAATCGAAGGGTTGGTGACTCTTCCAATGAGAGTGAGCTTGTTGCGTTCAATGAGGCCAGAGACATTCGCATCCGGGATCCTCACCAGCGGTTTGCGTGGTGGAAACTCCTCAGCTCTCTCTTTACCTTTCTCCGTTCTCGAGTAACGGTGAGACATTTTGGCAGAGAGAGGTAGGTGAAAGTGACAGTCAAGGGGAAGACTACAACCCGTAGTAAAACTGGAACCAGAGAGCGATGGTAGCTATGGAGACTACAAACTGTAGTAGCTTGGTGCAAGACAGGGGAACTACACAAACGTAGTAGTGAAGCTTTTACCGGGAGCAGAGGGAGGTAAAGGAGCTGTCTACAGGCGAGAGCTCTATTGACTTCAGATTGTCCATCATCCTAGTCAGAATCACTAACAAGCGGACTTCACCGGCAAGAATGGCCGGAAAAGGCGGTCCCTCCGACACGGTCGGGGGAAGAACCCGAAGTGTAAAGACCAGGAGCGTTCTTCAGACTGCGGGATATTACCGAAAGAGGTAACAGTTTCGAAAATTGCAGGACAGAGGTAGGAGGAAAGCAGCCGAAAGGGGAAGTCAACTCCGGGAAACAGTTAAGCGACCAGCGGTTAAAGACTTGTTTCGAAACCGGTGCCCGAGAGAGAAAACTTTGTGCTCATCTCGTTCTTCTTTCCATGTTGAGATCTCTCTCATGTGACGTGCTTAAATGGAGATTATAATTGTGCTATAcgtatagatagatatatgtaactatatatgtattatgCATATAAACGTACGACATTGGTTCCGCCAACATTAATGGCAGATCTCAAGAAGACGATTTCGACAATGTGTAGATCTTGTGATGGTAAGAATAAGACCTCGAGTTCTAGAAGCTCCACCCAATCGGAATTTGCCACGTTTGCTATGTAATAATTCGCTTTGCAAGCATACCTTATCTAATTAATACAACTTTCATTATTCAAAGCATAACTAAATCGTCAACGCTAAGTAAAAAACCCTCATCCCCAAACCTTGTGGATTCTGTATAACTGACACCAATTAAAATAGTTAAGGGTTAGAATAATAACATGCAAAATAACTGTAGTGtgattttaataatatcaaaatgtataaatacatttgtatatatatatatatattttgtactaTTAACTTTAACTGATGTGGTGTAGTTTGGATCTTcagaaatttttatatataaaaagaaaaagaaaatacaaagataatctcataaaaatattcataatttttccAAGCAAGGCTATGAACTCCCAAAAGCCCCATCAACTATTCCTCAGGTCACTTATATAAAAGTGTCTACATTTTCTGCTAGCaaggagaaaaaataaaatttctactGTTTTAGATTTGGTctgtcctttttttttgttcaaacagaTATGGTGCTGTCCAGAAACCATCCAATACTTGATACATATATTCAATTGCCTgagttgcccaaaaaaaaaaaaatattcaattgcCTGAACGTTTAAGAAAAACCTACTTGACAAATATAAGCAAGGGTTGTATCGTTGTTTTCCACTTTTCtcgttctttaaaaaaaaaaaaaaactgtttcttctgtaagatttaaagtttattaaaaagtacagtaaaaactctataaattaataatgttaggactatgatattttattaatttgcaaaaagttttttttggattttttattttggaatattttgtttttataaaataaacaaaataattgatttaaTCGTATgtacattaattaaatttttgaaatttgacttTCAGGTTATTTTTACTGTATTGTTTGgtgtatataaattatgttatataaaatttaaatgtggtTTAGATATAACTTTACTAAATATTAGCAAAATATATtgaagtgttaagaaaatataaaggttattctattatgaaataaaaataataatacaatttttttgtatttatataaaattatatattcaaaaattattaaattgtgATTTTAACggaacaatatatttatataggattttttataatattattattttattattttatcgatttgagtcatatttgaacTGATTCAATTtgtgattaaaatatttattaatttatagtatttattaatttatcaaatattaatttataaaatttataatgtatGTGTTCATAGTAAAACCAGAATATGGTAACAGTAGAATTGCTTTTCTACATAAATTCCTATGTAgtttagtttttctttaaataattattatttatgaccTTTTGTATGGTGATTTGATAGCATTGCAAGAAACAAGTGAAAATAGTTAAGTGAGTATCAGCTTAAAGCAAAATTTATGATTAGAAATATTAATGAGATCAAAGTTAATCTTGAGCGGCGGGGTAATAAAATCGTGAAGATCTTTCTTTTCTATATAGATTATGTAATTTTGAGTTTCTTAGtcctttgataaaaaaaaagtaaaaagtatGTGTAACATATGTTCTCGCAATTTGTTAAGCAGAAAGCTAACACCACCTTTTGAGATTTAATTTTGTAGGATGAATAACTTTTTGGAAACCACTAATTTTGTACGGCATCCTAATATGGACGTGGCATGTTGGTAATTGGTATACTTACAAGCTAGTCAAAGTAATTCTACTGATCtatcagaaattttttttttgacgaaaaaATAACCCAAAATACTATCTATCAGAAATTATAAGGGCActgattcaaaatataacattaagtttagataaataaaaatagcatAAGAACTAAGAagtttagataaataaaaaacaagtgGATGTTAAATAGTGTTCCTAACTCGTCgccaaaagaaaaatagttcctaagtcgatggaaaaaataatc is from Brassica napus cultivar Da-Ae chromosome A4, Da-Ae, whole genome shotgun sequence and encodes:
- the LOC125608214 gene encoding uncharacterized protein LOC125608214: MSHRYSRTEKGKERAEEFPPRKPLVRIPDANVSGLIERNKLTLIGRVTNPSIQKTRALVDFFLQQWNVVGRITGRDLGPTLFQFGFESERDLQTILAKAPFHFKNWMFILQRWEPVVSDSFPGRIPFWIRVHGIPLHYWIDETIEAIGAALGPIDDREVDKARLRVQVNGLKPLIMKMDLQLPSREIVEVELEYEKIVKHCFFCKSLDHEDSEKRRCPLSRSHHGERRDLGISQQNTLERIEEGRRRQDDRRFSRQQNLANNRVTRWTNTRNANPHSDVVARVYSSRNESGRSSEFEENKRRYDDRSLSHRSATPRGSRTHHTSHEHTSNSRREGSYRVKEHTGSVLPQEQHGSPVRDVTSRSHLSPVTNPSADQRRASLASRLSDPRSEHVSSEDRIPAKERLSVNTMRTAERDLANSEALGPLVREKIPTKGAPLLLNDKSITRPSSSTIFESGRIGLCERSPIRTLSEDRIHVSLRLGSLRADEDEEQDNVFDLQLQQALSTKAAGKRIAENSQDCKRMSKNTGQGITVKRRRVTKVHSSPRRKLMLDAITAGGRSQTRKKLKNGPTTKLIPAIVRKEKDFHPLQGSLP